In Choloepus didactylus isolate mChoDid1 chromosome 6, mChoDid1.pri, whole genome shotgun sequence, one DNA window encodes the following:
- the LOC119536769 gene encoding olfactory receptor 8J3, with translation MAPVNFTRVTEFILIGVSECPELQIPLFLVFLVIYGLTVAGNLGIITLTSVDARFQTPMYFFLRHLAIINLGNSTIIAPKMLINSLLKKKTTSYYECATQLGGFLFFIVAEIFMLAAMAYDRYVAICNPLLYMVVVSRRICLLLVSLTYIYSFSTAIVVSSCVFSVSYCSSNVINHFYCDNVPLLALSCSDTYFPETVVFISAATNLFFSITIVLVSYLNIVLSILRIDSSEGRKKAFSTCASHMMAVTVFYGTLLFMYLQPQTNHSLGTDKMASVFYTLVIPMLNPLIYSLRNKDVKVALKRLLKNPCSSFKSMSF, from the coding sequence ATGGCTCCTGTAAACTTCACCCGGGTGACTGAGTTTATTCTCATAGGTGTCTCAGAGTGTCCAGAGCTCCAGATTCCCCTCTTCCTGGTCTTCCTGGTGATCTATGGGCTGACAGTGGCAGGGAACCTGGGCATCATCACCCTCACCAGTGTTGACGCTCGATTTCAAActcccatgtattttttcctccgACATTTGGCTATCATCAATCTTGGTAATTCTACCATAATTGCCCCTAAGATGCTGATTAATTCCTTGTTAAAGAAGAAAACCACCTCCTACTATGAATGTGCCACCCAACTTGGTGGTTTCCTATTTTTCATTGTGGCTGAGATTTTCATGCTAGCTgcaatggcctatgaccgctatgtggccatttgTAATCCCCTGCTCTACATGGTGGTGGTATCTCGACGGATCTGCCTTCTGCTAGTATCTCTCACGTACATCTATAGCTTTTCTACAGCTATTGTGGTTTCATCTTGTGTATTCTCTGTGTCTTATTGTTCTTCCAATGTAATCAATCATTTTTACTGTGATAATGTTCCTCTTTTAGCCTTATCCTGCTCTGATACTTACTTCCCAGAAACAGTGGTCTTCATTTCTGCAGCtacaaatttgtttttctccattACTATAGTTTTAGTATCCTATCTCAACATTGTCTTGTCCATTCTAAGGATAGATtcatcagaaggaaggaaaaaagcctTTTCTACCTGTGCTTCACATATGATGGCAGTCACAGTTTTCTATGGGACACTGCTATTCATGTATTTGCAACCACAAACTAACCATTCATTAGGTACTGATAAAATGGCTTCAGTGTTTTATACTCTGGTGATACCCATGCTGAATCCCCTAATCTATAGCCTGCGGAATAAGGATGTGAAGGTTGCCTTAAAGAGACTCttgaaaaatccatgttcttccTTTAAATCAATGTCATTTTAG